The proteins below come from a single Benincasa hispida cultivar B227 chromosome 4, ASM972705v1, whole genome shotgun sequence genomic window:
- the LOC120075298 gene encoding nuclear poly(A) polymerase 4-like isoform X1 produces the protein MVGSDTSPGFPSAPQPATNYGVTKPISLAGPTDADIQRNIELEKFLIDSGLYESKEEAAKREEVLGRIDQIVKNWVKQLTLLRGYTEQMVEDANAVIFTFGSYRLGVHGPGSDIDTLCVGPSYVNREDFFIILHNILAEMEEVADLQPVPDAHVPVMRFKFLGISIDLLYASISVLVVPEDLDISHGSVLYNVDEQTVRSLNGCRVADQILRLVPNIEHFRTTLRCLKFWAKRRGVYSNITGFLGGVNWALLVAQVCQLYPNAIPSMLVSRFFRVYTQWRWPNPVMLCSIEENELGFPVWDPRRNPRDRFHLMPIITPAYPCMNSSYNVSTSTLRVMMEQFRYGNSICEVRLFYIWIQNSLNISLLLLEFSLTSLCALQEIDLSKAQWSALFEPYLFFETYKNYLQVDIIAADADDLLAWKGWVESRFRQLTLKIERDTRGMLQCHPYPIEYSDMSKPCSHCAFFMGLQRKEGLRGQGGQQFDIRGTVDEFRQEINMYAFWKPGMDIYVSHVRRKQLPTFVFPDGHKRAKPSRHEGQQANAVCADMHQDQSGITEKGKKRKSDHEEEETEKKQALISQPAEESPMHETNGGGSDGKLLSLKSINADCYSEVWSSLEQPYCRMDTVRNGTDIPTLTKETSSTGDQVELLAKEMEGSSSRKEVSDLYKGSLSKSEEALQIGMNGEKVKGLASSMSGNAQTVAIKTFLHWTKDVGRIDSKSANTFGQTTGGESTQVDFQPNCNTHNLSCKGNDSRTDPDLALENGSVVTGRVSQNGQSKELEPKISDQAVTEWS, from the exons ATGGTGGGTTCGGACACTTCACCTGGTTTTCCCTCGGCGCCTCAGCCAGCGACGAATTATGGTGTTACGAAACCGATTTCTCTTGCTGGGCCGACGGATGCGGATATTCAGCGTAATATCGAACTGGAGAAg TTCTTGATTGACTCGGGGCTTTACGAAAGTAAAGAAGAAGCTGCGAAAAGAGAAGAGGTTCTGGGCCGCATTGACCAG ATTGTTAAAAATTGGGTCAAACAATTAACCCTCCTAAGAGGATACACAGAGCAGATGGTGGAGGATGCAAATGCTGTAATTTTTACTTTCGGGTCTTATCGTCTTGGG GTACATGGACCAGGAAGTGACATAGACACTTTGTGTGTTGGACCATCTTACGTCAATAGAGAA GACTTCTTCATCATCTTGCATAATATTTTGGCCGAAATGGAAGAGGTTGCTGATCTTCAACCGGTTCCTGATGCTCATGTTCCAgtaatgagattcaaatttctGGGGATATCAATTGATCTTCTGTATGCGAGCATTTCCGTACTGGTTGTTCCAGAA GACCTGGACATCTCTCATGGATCTGTGTTGTATAATGTTGATGAACAAACTGTTAGAAGCCTTAATGGATGCAGAGTTGCAGATCAAATTCTAAGACTTGTTCCAAACATTGAg CACTTCCGTACAACACTCAGATGTTTAAAGTTTTGGGCCAAAAGACGGGGTGTATATTCAAAT ATCACTGGGTTCCTCGGAGGTGTAAATTGGGCACTTTTGGTTGCTCAGGTATGCCAGCTTTACCCCAATGCAATTCCAAGCATGCTAGTTTCTCGTTTCTTCAGAGTGTACACCCAGTGGCGTTGGCCAAATCCTGTAATGCTATGTTCAATAGAAGAGAATGAACTTGGATTTCCTGTTTGGGATCCTCGTAGAAATCCACGTGATCGATTTCATCTTATGCCAATAATAACTCCTGCTTACCCTTGCATGAACTCTAGCTATAATGTCTCAACTAGTACTCTTCGTGTTATGATGGAACAATTCCGCTATGGTAATAGCATCTGCGAGGTgagattattttatatttggattCAAAATAGTCTAAATATTAGCCTGCTCTTGCTAGAATTTTCTCTTACTTCTCTTTGTGCCTTACAGGAGATTGACTTGAGCAAAGCCCAGTGGAGTGCTTTGTTTGAGCCATATTTATTTTTCGAGACATACAAAAACTATCTGCAGGTGGATATTATTGCAGCAGATGCTGACGATTTGCTAGCTTGGAAGGGATGGGTAGAATCTCGCTTTAGACAGCTTACGTTGAAG ATAGAGAGGGACACCAGGGGGATGCTGCAGTGCCATCCCTATCCGATTGAGTATTCTGACATGTCCAAGCCATGTTCTCACTGTGCTTTTTTCATGGGCTTGCAGAGAAAAGAGGGATTAAGAGGTCAAGGAGGCCAGCAGTTTGACATACGTGGAACAGTTGATGAGTTCAGGCAAGAGATAAACATGTATGCCTTTTGGAAGCCAGGGATGGATATCTATGTTTCTCATGTACGGAGGAAGCAACTGCCCACCTTTGTTTTTCCTGATGGACACAAGCGAGCAAAGCCATCCAGGCATGAAGGACAGCAAGCTAATGCAGTTTGTGCTGATATGCACCAAGATCAATCTGGGATCActgaaaaggggaaaaaaaggaaaagtgatcatgaagaagaagagacagaAAAGAAACAAGCCCTTATCAGTCAACCAGCAGAAGAATCTCCCATGCATGAAACTAATGGTGGTGGATCAGATGGAAAATTGCTGAGTttgaaatctataaatgcaGATTGTTATTCTGAGGTTTGGTCATCTCTTGAACAGCCTTATTGCAGAATGGATACTGTTAGAAATGGCACGGATATTCCAACTTTGACCAAGGAGACTAGTTCTACGGGGGATCAGGTAGAGCTACTAGCTAAAGAGATGGAAGGATCTTCCTCGAGGAAGGAGGTGTCTGATCTATATAAAGGCAGTCTTTCAAAATCTGAGGAAGCTTTACAAATTGGAATGAACGGGGAAAAGGTCAAGGGCTTAGCATCAAGCATGAGTGGAAATGCACAGACAGTAGCCATCAAGACTTTTCTCCATTGGACAAAGGATGTTGGGAGGATTGACTCCAAGTCAGCAAATACATTTGGCCAAACAACAGGGGGTGAGAGTACCCAAGTTGACTTTCAACCAAATTGCAATACACATAACCTTAGTTGCAAG GGCAATGATAGCAGGACGGATCCAGACTTGGCATTGGAAAATGGCTCTGTTGTAACTGGAAGAGTGTCTCAAAATGGTCAATCTAAAGAGTTGGAG CCGAAGATCAGCGATCAGGCAGTCACAGAATGGAGTTAA
- the LOC120075298 gene encoding nuclear poly(A) polymerase 4-like isoform X3: MVGSDTSPGFPSAPQPATNYGVTKPISLAGPTDADIQRNIELEKFLIDSGLYESKEEAAKREEVLGRIDQIVKNWVKQLTLLRGYTEQMVEDANAVIFTFGSYRLGVHGPGSDIDTLCVGPSYVNREDFFIILHNILAEMEEVADLQPVPDAHVPVMRFKFLGISIDLLYASISVLVVPEDLDISHGSVLYNVDEQTVRSLNGCRVADQILRLVPNIEHFRTTLRCLKFWAKRRGVYSNITGFLGGVNWALLVAQVCQLYPNAIPSMLVSRFFRVYTQWRWPNPVMLCSIEENELGFPVWDPRRNPRDRFHLMPIITPAYPCMNSSYNVSTSTLRVMMEQFRYGNSICEEIDLSKAQWSALFEPYLFFETYKNYLQVDIIAADADDLLAWKGWVESRFRQLTLKIERDTRGMLQCHPYPIEYSDMSKPCSHCAFFMGLQRKEGLRGQGGQQFDIRGTVDEFRQEINMYAFWKPGMDIYVSHVRRKQLPTFVFPDGHKRAKPSRHEGQQANAVCADMHQDQSGITEKGKKRKSDHEEEETEKKQALISQPAEESPMHETNGGGSDGKLLSLKSINADCYSEVWSSLEQPYCRMDTVRNGTDIPTLTKETSSTGDQVELLAKEMEGSSSRKEVSDLYKGSLSKSEEALQIGMNGEKVKGLASSMSGNAQTVAIKTFLHWTKDVGRIDSKSANTFGQTTGGESTQVDFQPNCNTHNLSCKGNDSRTDPDLALENGSVVTGRVSQNGQSKELEPKISDQAVTEWS; the protein is encoded by the exons ATGGTGGGTTCGGACACTTCACCTGGTTTTCCCTCGGCGCCTCAGCCAGCGACGAATTATGGTGTTACGAAACCGATTTCTCTTGCTGGGCCGACGGATGCGGATATTCAGCGTAATATCGAACTGGAGAAg TTCTTGATTGACTCGGGGCTTTACGAAAGTAAAGAAGAAGCTGCGAAAAGAGAAGAGGTTCTGGGCCGCATTGACCAG ATTGTTAAAAATTGGGTCAAACAATTAACCCTCCTAAGAGGATACACAGAGCAGATGGTGGAGGATGCAAATGCTGTAATTTTTACTTTCGGGTCTTATCGTCTTGGG GTACATGGACCAGGAAGTGACATAGACACTTTGTGTGTTGGACCATCTTACGTCAATAGAGAA GACTTCTTCATCATCTTGCATAATATTTTGGCCGAAATGGAAGAGGTTGCTGATCTTCAACCGGTTCCTGATGCTCATGTTCCAgtaatgagattcaaatttctGGGGATATCAATTGATCTTCTGTATGCGAGCATTTCCGTACTGGTTGTTCCAGAA GACCTGGACATCTCTCATGGATCTGTGTTGTATAATGTTGATGAACAAACTGTTAGAAGCCTTAATGGATGCAGAGTTGCAGATCAAATTCTAAGACTTGTTCCAAACATTGAg CACTTCCGTACAACACTCAGATGTTTAAAGTTTTGGGCCAAAAGACGGGGTGTATATTCAAAT ATCACTGGGTTCCTCGGAGGTGTAAATTGGGCACTTTTGGTTGCTCAGGTATGCCAGCTTTACCCCAATGCAATTCCAAGCATGCTAGTTTCTCGTTTCTTCAGAGTGTACACCCAGTGGCGTTGGCCAAATCCTGTAATGCTATGTTCAATAGAAGAGAATGAACTTGGATTTCCTGTTTGGGATCCTCGTAGAAATCCACGTGATCGATTTCATCTTATGCCAATAATAACTCCTGCTTACCCTTGCATGAACTCTAGCTATAATGTCTCAACTAGTACTCTTCGTGTTATGATGGAACAATTCCGCTATGGTAATAGCATCTGCGAG GAGATTGACTTGAGCAAAGCCCAGTGGAGTGCTTTGTTTGAGCCATATTTATTTTTCGAGACATACAAAAACTATCTGCAGGTGGATATTATTGCAGCAGATGCTGACGATTTGCTAGCTTGGAAGGGATGGGTAGAATCTCGCTTTAGACAGCTTACGTTGAAG ATAGAGAGGGACACCAGGGGGATGCTGCAGTGCCATCCCTATCCGATTGAGTATTCTGACATGTCCAAGCCATGTTCTCACTGTGCTTTTTTCATGGGCTTGCAGAGAAAAGAGGGATTAAGAGGTCAAGGAGGCCAGCAGTTTGACATACGTGGAACAGTTGATGAGTTCAGGCAAGAGATAAACATGTATGCCTTTTGGAAGCCAGGGATGGATATCTATGTTTCTCATGTACGGAGGAAGCAACTGCCCACCTTTGTTTTTCCTGATGGACACAAGCGAGCAAAGCCATCCAGGCATGAAGGACAGCAAGCTAATGCAGTTTGTGCTGATATGCACCAAGATCAATCTGGGATCActgaaaaggggaaaaaaaggaaaagtgatcatgaagaagaagagacagaAAAGAAACAAGCCCTTATCAGTCAACCAGCAGAAGAATCTCCCATGCATGAAACTAATGGTGGTGGATCAGATGGAAAATTGCTGAGTttgaaatctataaatgcaGATTGTTATTCTGAGGTTTGGTCATCTCTTGAACAGCCTTATTGCAGAATGGATACTGTTAGAAATGGCACGGATATTCCAACTTTGACCAAGGAGACTAGTTCTACGGGGGATCAGGTAGAGCTACTAGCTAAAGAGATGGAAGGATCTTCCTCGAGGAAGGAGGTGTCTGATCTATATAAAGGCAGTCTTTCAAAATCTGAGGAAGCTTTACAAATTGGAATGAACGGGGAAAAGGTCAAGGGCTTAGCATCAAGCATGAGTGGAAATGCACAGACAGTAGCCATCAAGACTTTTCTCCATTGGACAAAGGATGTTGGGAGGATTGACTCCAAGTCAGCAAATACATTTGGCCAAACAACAGGGGGTGAGAGTACCCAAGTTGACTTTCAACCAAATTGCAATACACATAACCTTAGTTGCAAG GGCAATGATAGCAGGACGGATCCAGACTTGGCATTGGAAAATGGCTCTGTTGTAACTGGAAGAGTGTCTCAAAATGGTCAATCTAAAGAGTTGGAG CCGAAGATCAGCGATCAGGCAGTCACAGAATGGAGTTAA
- the LOC120075298 gene encoding nuclear poly(A) polymerase 4-like isoform X2, with translation MVGSDTSPGFPSAPQPATNYGVTKPISLAGPTDADIQRNIELEKFLIDSGLYESKEEAAKREEVLGRIDQIVKNWVKQLTLLRGYTEQMVEDANAVIFTFGSYRLGVHGPGSDIDTLCVGPSYVNREDFFIILHNILAEMEEVADLQPVPDAHVPVMRFKFLGISIDLLYASISVLVVPEDLDISHGSVLYNVDEQTVRSLNGCRVADQILRLVPNIEHFRTTLRCLKFWAKRRGVYSNITGFLGGVNWALLVAQVCQLYPNAIPSMLVSRFFRVYTQWRWPNPVMLCSIEENELGFPVWDPRRNPRDRFHLMPIITPAYPCMNSSYNVSTSTLRVMMEQFRYGNSICEVRLFYIWIQNSLNISLLLLEFSLTSLCALQEIDLSKAQWSALFEPYLFFETYKNYLQVDIIAADADDLLAWKGWVESRFRQLTLKIERDTRGMLQCHPYPIEYSDMSKPCSHCAFFMGLQRKEGLRGQGGQQFDIRGTVDEFRQEINMYAFWKPGMDIYVSHVRRKQLPTFVFPDGHKRAKPSRHEGQQANAVCADMHQDQSGITEKGKKRKSDHEEEETEKKQALISQPAEESPMHETNGGGSDGKLLSLKSINADCYSEVWSSLEQPYCRMDTVRNGTDIPTLTKETSSTGDQVELLAKEMEGSSSRKEVSDLYKGSLSKSEEALQIGMNGEKVKGLASSMSGNAQTVAIKTFLHWTKDVGRIDSKSANTFGQTTGGESTQVDFQPNCNTHNLSCKGNDSRTDPDLALENGSVVTGRVSQNGQSKELEAIF, from the exons ATGGTGGGTTCGGACACTTCACCTGGTTTTCCCTCGGCGCCTCAGCCAGCGACGAATTATGGTGTTACGAAACCGATTTCTCTTGCTGGGCCGACGGATGCGGATATTCAGCGTAATATCGAACTGGAGAAg TTCTTGATTGACTCGGGGCTTTACGAAAGTAAAGAAGAAGCTGCGAAAAGAGAAGAGGTTCTGGGCCGCATTGACCAG ATTGTTAAAAATTGGGTCAAACAATTAACCCTCCTAAGAGGATACACAGAGCAGATGGTGGAGGATGCAAATGCTGTAATTTTTACTTTCGGGTCTTATCGTCTTGGG GTACATGGACCAGGAAGTGACATAGACACTTTGTGTGTTGGACCATCTTACGTCAATAGAGAA GACTTCTTCATCATCTTGCATAATATTTTGGCCGAAATGGAAGAGGTTGCTGATCTTCAACCGGTTCCTGATGCTCATGTTCCAgtaatgagattcaaatttctGGGGATATCAATTGATCTTCTGTATGCGAGCATTTCCGTACTGGTTGTTCCAGAA GACCTGGACATCTCTCATGGATCTGTGTTGTATAATGTTGATGAACAAACTGTTAGAAGCCTTAATGGATGCAGAGTTGCAGATCAAATTCTAAGACTTGTTCCAAACATTGAg CACTTCCGTACAACACTCAGATGTTTAAAGTTTTGGGCCAAAAGACGGGGTGTATATTCAAAT ATCACTGGGTTCCTCGGAGGTGTAAATTGGGCACTTTTGGTTGCTCAGGTATGCCAGCTTTACCCCAATGCAATTCCAAGCATGCTAGTTTCTCGTTTCTTCAGAGTGTACACCCAGTGGCGTTGGCCAAATCCTGTAATGCTATGTTCAATAGAAGAGAATGAACTTGGATTTCCTGTTTGGGATCCTCGTAGAAATCCACGTGATCGATTTCATCTTATGCCAATAATAACTCCTGCTTACCCTTGCATGAACTCTAGCTATAATGTCTCAACTAGTACTCTTCGTGTTATGATGGAACAATTCCGCTATGGTAATAGCATCTGCGAGGTgagattattttatatttggattCAAAATAGTCTAAATATTAGCCTGCTCTTGCTAGAATTTTCTCTTACTTCTCTTTGTGCCTTACAGGAGATTGACTTGAGCAAAGCCCAGTGGAGTGCTTTGTTTGAGCCATATTTATTTTTCGAGACATACAAAAACTATCTGCAGGTGGATATTATTGCAGCAGATGCTGACGATTTGCTAGCTTGGAAGGGATGGGTAGAATCTCGCTTTAGACAGCTTACGTTGAAG ATAGAGAGGGACACCAGGGGGATGCTGCAGTGCCATCCCTATCCGATTGAGTATTCTGACATGTCCAAGCCATGTTCTCACTGTGCTTTTTTCATGGGCTTGCAGAGAAAAGAGGGATTAAGAGGTCAAGGAGGCCAGCAGTTTGACATACGTGGAACAGTTGATGAGTTCAGGCAAGAGATAAACATGTATGCCTTTTGGAAGCCAGGGATGGATATCTATGTTTCTCATGTACGGAGGAAGCAACTGCCCACCTTTGTTTTTCCTGATGGACACAAGCGAGCAAAGCCATCCAGGCATGAAGGACAGCAAGCTAATGCAGTTTGTGCTGATATGCACCAAGATCAATCTGGGATCActgaaaaggggaaaaaaaggaaaagtgatcatgaagaagaagagacagaAAAGAAACAAGCCCTTATCAGTCAACCAGCAGAAGAATCTCCCATGCATGAAACTAATGGTGGTGGATCAGATGGAAAATTGCTGAGTttgaaatctataaatgcaGATTGTTATTCTGAGGTTTGGTCATCTCTTGAACAGCCTTATTGCAGAATGGATACTGTTAGAAATGGCACGGATATTCCAACTTTGACCAAGGAGACTAGTTCTACGGGGGATCAGGTAGAGCTACTAGCTAAAGAGATGGAAGGATCTTCCTCGAGGAAGGAGGTGTCTGATCTATATAAAGGCAGTCTTTCAAAATCTGAGGAAGCTTTACAAATTGGAATGAACGGGGAAAAGGTCAAGGGCTTAGCATCAAGCATGAGTGGAAATGCACAGACAGTAGCCATCAAGACTTTTCTCCATTGGACAAAGGATGTTGGGAGGATTGACTCCAAGTCAGCAAATACATTTGGCCAAACAACAGGGGGTGAGAGTACCCAAGTTGACTTTCAACCAAATTGCAATACACATAACCTTAGTTGCAAG GGCAATGATAGCAGGACGGATCCAGACTTGGCATTGGAAAATGGCTCTGTTGTAACTGGAAGAGTGTCTCAAAATGGTCAATCTAAAGAGTTGGAG GCAATCTTCTGA